The following proteins come from a genomic window of Penaeus monodon isolate SGIC_2016 chromosome 22, NSTDA_Pmon_1, whole genome shotgun sequence:
- the LOC119586842 gene encoding ATP-dependent RNA helicase HAS1-like — translation MKMSAMNEKVEINEGREKKKPRRRPKKKGVGGEAAKTVKQPQDKAERVAPHHPITKKRSAENGDNRQPKKTVKQQLPQDKTERVAPPQPVEKKCPAENGDRQEPKKRRKPKKKQHGGDNPEVRQKVDLKKRETNKSNEGESKSNGGEAKSNGGETKSNGGETKTAAVGEQRESFGRRKRTRKPKGNQSTADKVDISTFEFGNSERSFKKLEGSISPKTLNVLKQLGFKEMTEIQAKSIPKLLEGLDLRGTAKTGSGKTLAFAIPVVELMSKLNFTPSQGTGVVILSPTRELSIQTRDVLAPFVKAHSLSVELIMGGTNMRIEAAKLQQGVNIIVATPGRFLDHLRSTKDFVFKNTACLVLDEADRILDVGFEHDLKQILRHLPRERQTILFSATKDTKTNALAPLALKANPVEVDVDSDKKEATVDGLEQVYVECPIEKRIPLLCKLIKENQDKKVMIFLNSIWNVKYYHHLLNCLGVPVSLLHGRMSQNKRTEGFFTFKDQTKGTLLCTDVGARGWDIQGIDLIIQFDPPSDPMEYIHRVGRTARAGGSGSAILFLQPHESMFIAYMKSRNVTLPHMDISWGEVEDLQVEELNQQDEHLPSMGKKAFRAFLRSYMALPLKSIFDPNKLDTLKVAKAYGFTKEPLKVRGLRKEKRK, via the exons ATGAAGATGTCAGCGATGAACGAGAAAGTGGAGATaaacgaaggaagggagaaaaagaagccgAGAAGGAGACCGAAAAAGAAGGGTGTCGGTGGGGAGGCAGCCAAAA CTGTTAAGCAGCCACAGGATAAGGCTGAAAGAGTTGCTCCGCATCACCCTATCACAAAAAAACGTTCTGCTGAAAATGGAGACAACCGGCAACCAAAGAAGA CTGTTAAGCAGCAGTTGCCACAAGATAAGACGGAGAGAGTAGCTCCGCCTCAACCTGTTGAGAAAAAATGTCCTGCTGAAAATGGAGACAGGCAGGAACCAAAGAAAA GGAGGAAGCCAAAGAAGAAGCAGCATGGAGGAGACAACCCAGAAGTACGGCAAAAGGTGGacctaaagaagagagagactaaCAAAAGTAATGAAGGTGAAAGCAAAAGTAATGGAGGAGAAGCCAAAAGTAATGGAGGAGAAACCAAAAGTAATGGAGGAGAAACGAAAACTGCGGCTGTGGGAGAACAAAGGGAATCGTTTGGAAGAC GCAAGAGGACAAGGAAGCCTAAAGGAAATCAAAGTACGGCTGATAAGGTCGATATCAGTACCTTCGAATTTGGAAATTCGGAAAGATCATTCAAGAAACTTGAGGGAAGCATATCCCCCAAAACACTAAATGTCCTCAAGCAATTAGGCTTCAAGGAGATGACGGAGATTCAAGCTAAGTCAATCCCTAAGCTTCTTGAAGGACTTGACCTGCGAGGGACAGCCAAGACCGGATCTGGAAAGACCTTGGCCTTTGCCATTCCGGTGGTCGAGCTGATGAGCAAATTGAATTTCACGCCCAGTCAAG GCACTGGCGTTGTCATCCTCTCTCCAACCCGTGAGCTGTCCATACAGACACGTGATGTTTTGGCGCCCTTCGTGAAGGCGCATTCACTGTCGGTGGAGTTGATCATGGGAGGTACCAATATGAGAATTGAAGCTGCAAAGTTACAGCAAG GTGTGAATATCATAGTTGCTACACCAGGAAGGTTCCTAGATCACCTCAGATCGACTAAGGACTTCGTCTTCAAAAACACGGCGTGTCTTGTCCTTGATGAAGCAGATCGAATTCTTGATGTAGGATTTGAGCATGATCTTAAGCAAATCTTACGACATCTACCaa GAGAACGTCAGACAATTTTGTTCAGTGCAACAAAAGATACAAAGACAAATGCTTTAGCCCCACTTGCTCTTAAGGCCAATCCTGTAGAAGTTGATGTAGACTCGGACAAAAAAGAGGCAACAGTGGATGGCTTAGAACAGG TGTATGTGGAGTGTCCTATTGAGAAGAGGATTCCACTTCTCTGTAAGCTTATTAAAGAGAATCAGGACAAAAAGGTCATGATTTTCCTGAACAGCATCTGGAATGTCAAGTATTACCACCACCTCCTCAACTGCCTCGGTGTTCCTGTGTCACTCCTACAT GGGAGGATGTCACAAAATAAACGAACTGAAGGATTCTTCACTTTCAAAGATCAAACAAAAGGTACATTGCTGTGCACAGACGTGGGTGCCAGAGGCTGGGACATTCAAGGCATCGACTTGATAATCCAATTTGATCCTCCCTCCGACCCCAT GGAGTACATTCATCGGGTTGGAAGAACTGCCAGAGCTGGAGGCAGTGGCAGTGCCATACTGTTTCTTCAACCACATGAAAGTATGTTCATTGCTTACATGAAGTCTCGCAATGTTACCCTTCCTCACATGGATATTTCATGGGGGGAAGTAGAAGATCTTCAG GTGGAGGAGTTAAACCAGCAGGATGAACACCTCCCCAGCATGGGGAAGAAGGCCTTTCGTGCTTTCCTACGATCATATATGGCTCTTCCTCTGAAGTCTATCTTCGATCCGAATAAACTCGATACACTAAAG GTCGCTAAAGCATATGGCTTCACTAAAGAACCACTGAAAGTGCGTGgattaagaaaggaaaaacgtAAATGA